The genomic window GCCGCCCGGGTCCATTCCTTGAGCAGCGCGACCAGTTCCGCCCGGTCCTTCGTCGTCACGTCGAACGAGGCGAAGTGCAGCCTGTCCTGGACGGCGCTGGCGATGCCTGCCTGGTGCTCACCGTGGAAGGGCACGGCGGTGCTGCTGTCCGACGCCGGTTCCGCATCCCCTCCGGAGCGCACGGCGGCGACCGCGCCACCGGCTGCCGCGGCGCCGAGCGCCAGCCCGGCACCGCCCCAGCCGAGCAGCGCCCGGCGCGACGGGGCGGCGCCCGACTCCTTGTCCGAGGTGTCCCCGGTCATGTTCCGCTCCCCTTACTTCGTGACCGCGGCGGCCAGCTTGGACAGCGGCTCGGCGAGCGCGTTGACCGCGTCGGAGAGCTCCTTGCGGTCGGCCTTGCCGACCTTGTCGTACGAGGTGAAGTCGTAGGAGGCCTTGTCCGAGCGGTACTTGTCCAGCAGCGTGTTCAGCGCCGCGAACTGCTTGTCCAGGGAGGCGGTCAGCGCGGCGTCGTTCTTCGACGCGATCGGCTTGAGGAGGGTGTAGGACTGCTCGGCACCCTCGACGTTCGCCTTGAAGTCGACGAGGTCGGTGTGGCTGTATCGCTCCTCCTCACCGGTGACCTTGCCGGTGGCCACCTCGTCGAGGAGCTCCTTGGCACCGTTGGCCATCGAGGTCGGGGTGATGTCGGCCCGGCCGACCCGCTTCTGCCAGTCGAGCAGGTCCTTGTAGAGGGTGGGCGCGAGGGCCTTCTCCTCGGCACCCAGCTTCCCGTCCTGCCACAGCGCCTTCTCCAGCCGGTGCCAGCCGGTCCACTTCTGGCCGTCCTCGAGTCCGTCCTCGCGGACGTCGACCTTCGGGTCGATGTCACCGAAGGACTCGGCGACCGGCTCCGTGCGCTCCCAGCCGATCCGGGAATCTGCGTACGCCTTCTTCGCCGCCTCGACGTCGCCCGCGGCGACGGCGTCC from Streptomyces sp. NBC_01341 includes these protein-coding regions:
- the efeO gene encoding iron uptake system protein EfeO translates to MRALRTSVVTAVATVAALTAVTGCAEKSDSKGDGAVQVVAKDDSCAVSSKKIPAGHVELAVENKGSKVTEVYVLFPDDRIVTERENIGPGTKAKITAEVKAGTYEIACKPGMKGQGIRQTVEVTGGKAAARSPEMDQAVAGYRTYVQAQADETLPKVKVFTDAVAAGDVEAAKKAYADSRIGWERTEPVAESFGDIDPKVDVREDGLEDGQKWTGWHRLEKALWQDGKLGAEEKALAPTLYKDLLDWQKRVGRADITPTSMANGAKELLDEVATGKVTGEEERYSHTDLVDFKANVEGAEQSYTLLKPIASKNDAALTASLDKQFAALNTLLDKYRSDKASYDFTSYDKVGKADRKELSDAVNALAEPLSKLAAAVTK